The Eublepharis macularius isolate TG4126 chromosome 3, MPM_Emac_v1.0, whole genome shotgun sequence genome has a window encoding:
- the TPBGL gene encoding trophoblast glycoprotein-like has protein sequence MAQRPAGDGAAPLSARRLLPCAILAGMLLLPLLQAGRSCSTPCFCFATPDTLQCRLVRLLEPPPELPAAVHNLSITGGNLTVLRTAAFSGGWADGEAARPLANLTLLLLTHDHIEALEEAAFAGLPALATLDLSHNRLRSVAPGAFAGCAQLRTLRLNQALPAARDARALEELLDGALVNLSLTRLELAGNRLRELPPWTTLPSGLLHLDVRNNSLQALPPEQLDGLAALGPLRLHLGSNPLRCDCASLRPLLVWLRNATGRPAGDKSLHCASPRHLRGWPVFRLRASQLGCRDGADLGLPEDGGQPSEPETASYVFFGIVLALIGVVFLMVLYLNRKGIKRWLSNLREACRDQMEGYHYRYEQDSDPRRASPGDL, from the coding sequence ATGGCCCAGCGCCCGGCCGGCGACGGAGCGGCCCCGCTGAGCGCCCGCCGCCTCTTGCCCTGCGCCATCCTGGCGgggatgctgctgctgccgctgctgcaggCGGGCCGGAGCTGCTCCACGCCCTGCTTCTGTTTCGCCACGCCGGACACCCTCCAGTGCCGCCTGGTCCGCCTGCTGGAGCCGCCGCCCGAGCTGCCCGCCGCCGTCCACAACCTCTCCATCACGGGCGGCAACTTGACGGTTTTACGCACGGCCGCCTTCTCCGGAGGCTGGGCAGACGGCGAGGCCGCGCGGCCGCTGGCCAACCTCACCCTGCTGCTGTTGACCCACGACCACATTGaggcgctggaggaggcggcCTTCGCCGGCCTGCCCGCCTTGGCCACGCTGGACCTGAGCCACAACCGCCTGCGCTCCGtcgcgccgggcgccttcgccggCTGTGCGCAATTGCGCACGCTGAGACTCAACCAGGCGCTGCCGGCGGCGCGGGACGCGCGGGCGCTGGAGGAGCTGCTGGACGGCGCCCTGGTCAACTTGAGCCTGACCCGCTTGGAGCTGGCCGGCAACCGCCTGCGGGAGCTGCCGCCCTGGACCACGCTGCCGTCGGGCCTGCTCCACCTGGACGTGCGCAACAACTCGCTGCAGGCGCTGCCGCCCGAGCAGCTCGACGGCTTGGCCGCGCTGGGCCCGCTGCGCCTCCACCTGGGCTCCAACCCGCTGCGCTGCGATTGCGCCTCGCTGCGCCCCTTGCTGGTGTGGCTGCGCAACGCCACCGGCCGGCCCGCCGGCGACAAGAGCCTCCACTGCGCCTCCCCGCGGCACCTGCGGGGCTGGCCTGTGTTCCGCCTCCGCGCCTCGCAGCTGGGCTGCCGGGACGGGGCGGACCTGGGGCTGCCGGAGGACGGCGGCCAGCCCAGCGAGCCGGAGACGGCCTCCTACGTCTTCTTCGGCATCGTCCTGGCCCTCATCGGCGTGGTCTTTCTCATGGTGCTCTACCTCAACCGGAAGGGCATCAAGCGGTGGCTCAGCAACCTACGGGAGGCCTGCCGGGACCAGATGGAGGGCTACCATTACCGCTACGAACAGGACAGCGACCCACGGCGGGCCAGCCCCGGCGACCTCTGA